GGCCTTCAGCAAAGCAGGAGCCTGCCTCCGACGCTCGCGGCGGCCATTGCCGCGGACAGCTGGCGCAGTCTCGAGCCCCTTCAGCACCGACCCTGGCTTGGCCAGCTGCTTACGTCTGCGCTGCTAGGTCATCGGAGAAAAGCACGCTCACACCTGGCTTGCCTGCATGAGGGGCTGAAGACGATCCCGCGTGAGCGACGCCGCTCGCGCGACCTTGCAACCCGTCTCGTCGCGGAGCTTGAGGCCATCACGGCCGCTGGTGAGATTGGCCTGAAGACGCACGACAGGTGGCTGAACGAACGCACTCTGATGCTTCGAAGGGTGGCCGGCCATCGATCGACGTCGAAATTGCCGGCGCTTATCGATTACGTCTTCAGCCGGCCAGTCGTTTCTGCCGGCATGATCGCAGAAGAGCTGGATATCACACCGCGTGCAGCATTGAGTCTCGTAAATGAGCTTGGTCTGCGCGAGACCACTGGACGAGGGCGTTACCGAGCCTGGGGTGTTCTCTAAAAAAGATAACCTACCCGAGTGCCAGCAGACGACCAATCTGCCGGTTCCTAATGCCCGCAGGATCAACCCCGCCATCGAGAATTCCCGAGACTCTTGAAAAATACAGCTTGCGCCCAAGCGGGCCTCCGCACCGATTGATCCCCTCCTCCATGACTCGGACTCAACAAGAGAGATGGACAAACGGCCGATCTGCCGCAGGCTTCGTTCTCGTGACCTTGGAACGGCCTAAAGTCCTGCTGCCCATGCCGTTGCGGCGCTTGAGCTCGGCGGCTCTCCTAAGCTCAGCCTGCCGCGAACGGACAGGGGACTCGATGCTCGTGACCACCCACAGGCGAAAACGATAGCGGGTGGTGGGCTTGTCGATGGGGCTAAGGCCCATGTATCATCTGCATCCTTTCCTTGGGCTCCGGCGCTACGAGAATGACAGGGTATCCCGACCGCGGCAATCGTATCCCGTTGCGTGGTGTCGCTGGCGGCGATCACCGCGATCGTAGGCAGGAGCCGGGCAGATCAGCTGGCGATTGCCGGAGGGCTGAAGGCTGAAGGCTGCATCATTCATTGGCAGCGGTTTACAGAGTCATGCAACAGCCGCGTTGGACGGCCCATTCATCATTATTTTGCTCGAGCGGGATCGCGCCGATCAGGCGTACGATGGCGTCTTCGTTCAGGAAGATGCCGACCACCTCGGTGCACCGCTTAATCTCGTCGTTAAGGTCCTCGATTGGGTGGTGGAGTGCTGCTTGGTCCGGGGCTGCGGCGAGAAGGTCACATAGGCCAGCACATCGGTCCAAGCCTCGCCAGCAAGCGCGCAAGCTTGGGCAATTTTGGCGGAGCTGGTCGGCGACCTTGCACCATTGCGCCTTTTCTGTCTCCGCATCGTCTGGGCAAACGCAGTAGCAATGAACGCTGAGACGACGCGGCGTCCACTTTTTTGCCGGCATGCGCCGGGGCGTTGTTAGAGGCAATGCCGGAGACGCCGATGTCAGCGTCCGCCGAACGCCCTGAAATAGTGTTCGATCAAAAATTGCTGCAGATCCTCGTCTGCCCGCTGACTAAGGACCCGCTGGAATTTGGCTCGGCCAAGCAGGAGCTGATCTCGCGATCGCGCAAGTTCGCTGACCCGCCCGTTTTCATAATCCGTTAGGCAAAGCGGCGATCTGGCACGGGATTTGATCTCAAGAGCCTGGGTGCTCGGGTAGTGAAACTTTACCGTCGTGGCGAACAAGTCGAGAAACGCCCGGCCACTTCCGGGCCGGGCCCAAGCGGGGATAGAACCCATGAAAATGGTTATGGCAATTATCAAGCCATTCAAGCTGGAAGACGTCCGTGACGCCCTGACCGACATTGGTGTTCACGGTCTCACGGTGACAGAAGTCAAGGGATATGGCCGTCAGAAGGGCCATACGGAAATCTATCGCGGCGCCGAATATGCCGTGAACTTCCTGCCCAAGATCAAGATCGAGGTCGCTGTCGCTTCTGATCAGGTCGACAAGACCATCGAGGCCATCACGTCCGCTGCGAAAACCGGGCAGATCGGCGACGGCAAGATCTTCGTCATCAATCTCGTCCACGCGGTCCGCATCCGCACCGGAGAGACCGACGCCGCGGCCCTTTGATTTCGCGGCCTGGATCTACCTTTCGATAACCCGAGCTTCGGTGTGGTGCCGTGCCAGTTCGCGCGCAGTTCTTCCGGATCGGAACCGTGTTTTTCGCGAGATGCACCGCGGCCTATCGACAGCGGCTCGGGTCGCTGTAGTCCGATCGCGCAAACCGGCGCCGCACTCGCTAGAGCTGGCCCTCGATCGCTTTCTCGGAACCGGAAGCATCGCGTCGGGAGCATTCCTTCAATGCGGCGGAGGAACTCGGGCCGATTGCTGAGCAGCACGTCGTGCTGTTCAGCAGATCGCCTATGCGCCGCATTGCGGACCGTGTCACTAAAGGTACCGTCGCGTTCGCCAACAGTTTGGCACGTTCCAGACAGTAGGCGCGTTTGCGTTCCGACGGAAACGGGGCGGCCGTGTGGCGGTCGGCGATGATGTTTTTGAGCGTTGGGCATTCTCGTGATGAGCGCCACATCTGACCGCTTCCCGCGACAATGAGGCGCGGGAGAAGAATGCTTCGACCATGAGATTGTACCCTCGCGAGCTCCCGGGCATGCATGTAGAGGAGAGTGCCAAGCTACGATGGTCAACTTCTTGCAAAGTCCTTCGAACAACGTCGGCGCGTTTCGACATTCAGTCCAGGCGCCAGAGCATCACGCGGCGAAGTTTTCACAACTTATGCCGTCCCGCTGCAGCGAGCCTCGGGCTTTGACAGCTCGTAGCCGCCGTACTGCCTGAGCTCTTAAGACCAAGCTGCGCATCTGCGTAATCTGTATGCACGGGCTCAAGTGCACTTGCTGCCTGGAGAGCTTTATGCGGATCATCGCAAACCGCCGCTTAAGGAAGCGGGGCTGTCGATGATCTCGCTCGGCGCGACGGGCTATCATGGCGGCCGCTGGAGGCCAACCCGAGGCAATCTTTCCGGCAAATGCGGGCCAAATGTAAGGGCCAAGTACCTCGCGGCTCAAGACAATCCACCGCATCCAGACAAGTGCTAACGTCGCGGGCATTTCGATGCCGGCCGGTTGGCCGAGAATGGACGACGAGCAGGCTAGCAAGGGCTATTGCCTCTACAAAATGGCTGCAAGGGGAAACCACCTAACGCTTGCTCGACCAGAGTGCGCAGCAATTCGGTATTGAGAACACCATGGCGACGTTCGTCCATGCGGCATGTGATGGGGCTGAAATGCCTTACGAGCAAGCGCGGAAGCGCCGCCCACGAATTCAGTCGAACTCAGAGAGTACAATGATGGGCATTCAGACGCCCAACCGATTCACGCTCGGTAACTCCAGCGAGGGCGATCTTGTCGATCCGCTGACCAGGATCGAATTCACCTGCTTATCGAGGTGAATGTCGATTCCGATAATGTGATCCGCAACGCGGTCTCAACGAGACGATGCGGCGTGGTATTGGGCGCGCGATGCCTTGGCGTTCACCGAGCGAATTTGCTGGGTCTGTACCGGCACGCACGCGCCGGCACCTGCGCGCAGTAGTGAACCGCTTGGCATCGTCATCCGGGAGATTCCCAGTTTAAACCTGTTACATCATGCAACTATGCATGACTATCTCGTGCATTTTTTGTCACGTGCATGCTCTGGATTGGGCTGGCTTCGGTCGGCGCGGTCTTCGCAGTCGAGGCTGACGCCAAGGCGGCCTCAGCACTTGCGCAATCGATCTCATTCGTCGCGTTACTGCTCACCAGGCTCACCAGGCTCGTGCAAACAAAGAAACTCGATCCATTCAAGAGCGCATTTTCGAGGCACCCAGCGTACAAGCTTTCGCCGTAGGCGAACCTAATGGCGGTGGCACATTGCCTGCAGGCGCTCGATCTCTAGAAGGACGTCGACAAACTCCACGTGCTGTTACGGCGGCAAGAACCCGCATGCGAACTGGCTAGTTGGAGTGCACCCAATGTCGAAAGAGGAATACAATGAACGGGTCGCAATTCGAGCGCGGAAACATCGTGGCAGAAGAGCTGTCGGCGACGGTCGCCTCGAAAACGACCGATCCGATTCAGGAACACAATTCCCGCCCCAAAGCCGAAGGCCTGTACGATCCGAGCCTGGAGAAGGATTCCTGTGGCGTCGGCTTCATCGCCAACATCAAGGGCCAGAAGTCGCATGAGATCGTCTCGGATGCGCTGAGCATCCTCTGCAATCTCGAGCATCGCGGCGCCGTCGGCGCCGACCCGCGCGCCGGTGACGGCGCCGGCATCCTGGTGCAGATCCCGCACGCCTTCTTCAGCCGCAAGGCCAAGGAGAACAAGTTCGAGCTACCCGCGCCGGGTGAATACGCCATCGGCGCGCTGTTCATGCCGCGCGACACCGCCTGGCGCAACGTCATCAAGAGCATCATCGCCGACCAGATCAAGGCGGAGGGCCTGACCCTGCTCGGCTGGCGCGACGTGCCGACCGACAATTCCTCGCTCGGCGTCACCGTGAAGCCGACCGAGCCTGCCTGCATGCAGGTGTTCATCGGCCGCAATGGCGTTGCCAAGACCGAGGACGAGTTCGAGCGCCGGCTCTACATCCTGCGCAAGTCGATCTCGCAGGCGATCTACCAGCGCCGCGACCGCGGCCTCGCCGGCTATTACCCCTGCTCGATGTCCTGCCGCACCGTGATCTACAAGGGCATGTTCCTCGCCGACCAGCTCGGCAAGTACTACCCTGATCTGCACGAGAAGGATTTCGAGAGCGCGCTGGCGCTGGTGCATCAGCGCTTCTCGACCAACACCTTCCCGGCCTGGTCGCTGGCGCACCCCTATCGCATGATCGCGCATAACGGCGAGATCAACACGTTGCGCGGCAACACCAACTGGATGGCGGCGCGCCAGGCTTCGGTGAGCTCCGAGCTGTACGGCAAGGACATCAGCCGGCTCTGGCCGATCTCCTACGAGGGACAGTCGGACACCGCCTGCTTCGACAACGCGCTGGAATTCCTGGTGCAGGGCGGCTACTCGCTGCCGCACGCCGTCATGATGATGATTCCGGAGGCGTGGGCCGGCAATCCGCTGATGGATGAGAAGCGCCGCGCCTTCTACGAATATCACGCCGCGCTGATGGAGCCGTGGGACGGCCCGGCCGCGATCGCCTTCACCGACGGCCGCCAGATCGGCGCCACGCTCGACCGCAACGGATTGCGGCCGGCGCGCTATCTCGTGACCAAGGACGACCGCATCGTGATGGCGTCCGAAATGGGCGTGCTGACCATCCCCGAGGACCAGATCATCACCAAGTGGCGCCTGCAGCCCGGCAAGATGCTGCTGGTCGACCTCGAACAGGGCCGCCTGATTCCCGACGACGAGATCAAGGCCGAGCTCGCCAAGAGCCATCCCTACAAGGAGTGGCTGGAGCGGACCCAGATCGTGCTGGAAGACCTGCCGAAGGTGCCGACCACGGGCGTGCGATCCAACCTCTCGCTGCTCGATCGCCAGCAGGCGTTCGGCTACAGCCAGGAAGACATCGCGATCCTGATGACGCCGATGGCGGCCACGGGGGAGGAAGCCGCGGGCTCGATGGGCAACGACACGCCGATCTCGGCGCTGTCGGACAAGGCCAAGCCGCTGTTCACCTATTTCAAGCAGAACTTCGCCCAGGTCACCAATCCGCCGATCGACCCCATCCGCGAGGAGCTGGTGATGAGCCTCGTCTCGATCATCGGGCCACTGCCGAACCTGTTCGACCTGCAGGGCATGGCCACCACCAAGCGCCTCGAAGTCCGTCAGCCGATCCTGACCGATGCGGACCTGGAAAAGATCCGCTCGATCCCGGAAGTGGCCGAGTCGCACTTCAAGCCGCGCACGCTGGACACCACGTTCCACGCCGGCCTCGGTGCGGCGGGTATGGACCAGGTGCTGGACGAGCTCTGCGCACGCGCGGAAGTCGCCGTGCGCGAAGGTGTCAACATCATCATCCTGTCCGACCGCATGGTCGGCACCGACCGGGTGCCGATCCCCTCGCTGCTGGCCTGCGCCTCCGTGCATCATCATTTGATCCGCACGGGCCTGCGCACCTCGGTTGGCCTCGTCGTCGAATCCGGCGAGCCGCGCGAAGTGCACCACTTCGCTTGCCTTGCCGGCTACGGCGCCGAAGCGATCAATCCTTACCTCGCGTTCGAAACCATCATCGCGATGAAGGACCGCCTGCCCGGCTCGCTCGACGACTACGAGATCGTCAAGCGCTACATCAAGTCGATCGGCAAGGGGCTGCTCAAGGTGATGTCCAAGATGGGCATCTCGACCTACCAGTCCTATTGCGGCGCGCAGATCTTCGACGCGGTCGGCCTCAAGGCGGATTTCGTCGGCAAGTTCTTTGCCGGCACGCATACCCGCGTCGAGGGTGTCGGTCTTGGCGAGATCGCGGAAGAGGCGGTGCGCCGCCATGCCGACGCGTTCGGCGAGGCTCAGGTCTACAAGACCGCGCTCGATGTCGGCGGCGAATATGCCTATCGCAGCCGCGGCGAGGACCATGCCTGGACCGCCGAGTCGGTCGGCCTGCTGCAGCATGCCGCGCGCGGCAATTCGCTGGAGCGCTATCGCGCCTTCGCCAAGATCCTCAACGAACAGTCGGAGCGTCTGCTGACGCTGCGCGGCCTGTTCCGGATCAAGAACGCGGAGGAAGAAAAGCGCAAGCCGGTGCCGCTCGACCAGGTCGAGCCGGCCAAGGACATCGTCAGACGTTTCGCCACCGGCGCGATGAGCTTCGGCTCGATCTCGCGCGAGGCGCACACCACGCTCGCGATCGCCATGAACCGGATCGGCGGCAAGTCGAACACCGGTGAAGGCGGCGAGGAAGCCGACCGCTTCAAGCCGATGCCGAACGGCGATTCCATGCGCTCGGCGATCAAGCAGGTCGCCTCGGGCCGCTTCGGCGTCACCACGGAGTATCTCGTCAACTCCGACATGATGCAGATCAAGATGGCGCAGGGTGCCAAGCCCGGCGAAGGCGGCCAGCTGCCCGGCCACAAGGTCGACGCCACCATCGCCAAGGTCCGGCACTCGACGCCGGGCGTCGGCCTGATCTCGCCGCCGCCGCACCACGACATCTACTCGATCGAGGATCTGGCGCAGCTCATCTACGACCTCAAGAACGTCAACCCGACGGGCGACGTCTCGGTCAAGCTGGTCTCCGAGATCGGCGTCGGCACGGTCGCCGCGGGCGTCGCCAAGGCGCGCGCCGACCATGTCACCATCGCGGGCTTCGAGGGCGGCACCGGCGCTTCGCCGCTGACCTCGATCAAGCACGCCGGCTCGCCGTGGGAGATCGGCCTTGCCGAGACCCATCAGACGCTGGTCCGCGAGCGGCTGCGCAGCCGCATCGTGGTCCAGGTCGACGGCGGCTTCCGCACCGGACGTGACGTCGTGATCGGTGCGCTGCTCGGGGCCGACGAGTTCGGCTTCGCCACCGCGCCCTTGATCGCGGCCGGCTGCATCATGATGCGCAAGTGCCATCTCAACACCTGCCCGGTCGGCGTCGCGACCCAGGACCCCGTCCTGCGCAAGCGCTTCACCGGCCAGCCCGAGCACGTCATCAACTACTTCTTCTTCGTCGCCGAGGAAGTGCGCGAGATCATGGCCTCGCTCGGCTTCCGCACCTTCAACGAGATGGTCGGCCAGGTTCAGCTGCTCGACCAGACCAGGCTGGTCGCGCACTGGAAGGCCAAGGGCCTCGACTTCTCCAAGCTGTTCGTCAAGCAGAAGGAAGAGAAGGGCCAGAAGATCTATCACTCCGAGCGCCAGAACCATCATCTGGAGGCTGTGCTCGACCGCACGCTGATCGAGAAGGCGACGCCTGCGCTCGACCGCGGCGCGCCGGTGAAGATCGAGGCCAAGATCAACAGCACCAACCGCTCTGCCGGCGCGATGTTGTCGGGCGTGGTCGCCAAGATCTACGGCCATGCCGGGCTGCCGCACGACACCATCCATGTCGGCCTCAAGGGCACTGCCGGCCAGGCCTTCGGCGCGTGGCTGGCGCAGGGCGTCACCTTCGAGCTCGAAGGTGAAGCCAACGACTATGTCGGCAAGGGGCTCTCGGGCGGCAAGATCATCGTCAGGCCGCCGGCCAACAGCGGCATCGTGCCGGAAGAGAGCATCATCGTCGGCAACACCGTGATGTACGGCGCCATTCAGGGCGAGTGCTACTTCCGCGGCATCGCCGGCGAACGCTTTGCCGTGCGCAATTCCGGCGCGGTGGCGGTGGTCGAGGGCGCGGGCGACCATTGCTGCGAATACATGACCGGCGGCATCGTGGTCGTGCTCGGCAAGACCGGGCGCAACTTCGCGGCCGGCATGTCCGGCGGCATCGCCTATGTGCTGGACGAGACCGGTGACTTCGACAAGCTGTGCAATCTGTCGATGGTCGAGCTCGAGCCGGTGCTGTCGGAAGAGCTGATCAACGCCGGCACCTACAACCACTCCGGTGACCTCGAGGCGCATGGCCGGGTCGACGTCTTCAAGAACCTGCTCGACTCCGACGTCGAGCGGCTTCACGTCCTGATCTCGCGCCACGCCAAGGCGACCGGCTCCAAGCGCGCCGCCGATATCCTTGCCAACTGGAAGGAATGGCTGCCTAAATTCCGCAAGGTGATGCCGGTCGAGTACCGGCGCGCGCTGCGCGAACTGGCCGCCAACGCGGACGCCGAGCCGAAAATCTAAATCGGGGCGTAAGAAAACGATCTCATGGTGAGTGGGGCGCGAAGACCGCCTCGTAAATACACAAGGCCGTCGCCGACAGCTTTAATTACCAAATCAAACTGATCGCGATGCAACATTGAGGCGTGTTAGGCCTCGCCAGACGGACCGTGTTTCTTGGCGGCGGATCGAGGTCAAGCGACTGAAGACGCTGGAGGAGGAGAATGCGAAGCTGAAGAAGCTTCTGGCCGAGCAGATTCGATGCGGCTGCCCTTCGCGAGCTCCTTTCAAAGAAGGGGAGGGGGCCCCCCCGCCACGCGCGCTGCCGTCTGCAGGCTGTCATGAGCCTGTCGGTGCGGAGCGCCTGCTCAATCATCAGCGCGGACCGGAAGATGATCCGCTATCAGTCCAGCCGCCCGCTGGATGCGGAGCTGCGCGGCCGGTTGCGCGATCTCGCCACCGGGCGGCGGCGGTCGTTCGGCTACCGCCGGGTGTTCGTCCTCTTACGACGGGAAGCAGAGCCATGGGGGATCAGCCGGATCTACCGGCATTATCGGGAAGAAGCACTCGCGTCCGCAAGCGGTGAGCTCGCCGCAAGGCCGTGGGGACCCGGCCCCGATTCTGGTGCAGGCCAGGCCCAATGCACGCTGGTCGCTGGACTTCGTTCATGACCAGTTCGGCATGGACGGCACTTCCGCATTCTCAACATCGTCGATGACGTGACCAAAAAGTGCCGGGGGGCTGTTCCGGATACGTCGGTCTCGGGCCAGCGCGTCGCCCGCGAGCTGACGTTCGTCGAGCGACGGGGCAAGCTACGGATGATCGTGTCCGACCATGGCACCGAGTTTCACCTCCAATGCCATGCTGCCTGGTGCAAAGGACACAATCATCGACTGGTACTTCATTGCGCCCAAAAAGCCGATGCAGAACGGCTTCATCGAAAGCTCCAACGGCTCGATGCGTGACGAACTCCTGAACAAGACCCCGTTTTCGATCTTGACGACACCCGCGCCAAGATCGTCCGCTGGGTCGCTGACTACGATATCCGGCGCCCTCACTCGTCGCTAAATACCTCACCCAGCGGCCTATGCCGTCCAACTCACCGCAAGGACGACCGGTTACGCAAACCCGACCAGCTCCGCCGATCGTCCGCTGCTACACACGCGCCGCTCAGCGTACAAAACCCTGAGCCTCTAACCGCTGCCGGATGAGTGGCAGGTCATGCCGATTATAC
The window above is part of the Bradyrhizobium guangdongense genome. Proteins encoded here:
- a CDS encoding Trm112 family protein, encoding MSASAERPEIVFDQKLLQILVCPLTKDPLEFGSAKQELISRSRKFADPPVFIIR
- the glnK gene encoding P-II family nitrogen regulator, with protein sequence MKMVMAIIKPFKLEDVRDALTDIGVHGLTVTEVKGYGRQKGHTEIYRGAEYAVNFLPKIKIEVAVASDQVDKTIEAITSAAKTGQIGDGKIFVINLVHAVRIRTGETDAAAL
- a CDS encoding nickel-dependent hydrogenase large subunit translates to MAFTERICWVCTGTHAPAPARSSEPLGIVIREIPSLNLLHHATMHDYLVHFLSRACSGLGWLRSARSSQSRLTPRRPQHLRNRSHSSRYCSPGSPGSCKQRNSIHSRAHFRGTQRTSFRRRRT
- the gltB gene encoding glutamate synthase large subunit translates to MNGSQFERGNIVAEELSATVASKTTDPIQEHNSRPKAEGLYDPSLEKDSCGVGFIANIKGQKSHEIVSDALSILCNLEHRGAVGADPRAGDGAGILVQIPHAFFSRKAKENKFELPAPGEYAIGALFMPRDTAWRNVIKSIIADQIKAEGLTLLGWRDVPTDNSSLGVTVKPTEPACMQVFIGRNGVAKTEDEFERRLYILRKSISQAIYQRRDRGLAGYYPCSMSCRTVIYKGMFLADQLGKYYPDLHEKDFESALALVHQRFSTNTFPAWSLAHPYRMIAHNGEINTLRGNTNWMAARQASVSSELYGKDISRLWPISYEGQSDTACFDNALEFLVQGGYSLPHAVMMMIPEAWAGNPLMDEKRRAFYEYHAALMEPWDGPAAIAFTDGRQIGATLDRNGLRPARYLVTKDDRIVMASEMGVLTIPEDQIITKWRLQPGKMLLVDLEQGRLIPDDEIKAELAKSHPYKEWLERTQIVLEDLPKVPTTGVRSNLSLLDRQQAFGYSQEDIAILMTPMAATGEEAAGSMGNDTPISALSDKAKPLFTYFKQNFAQVTNPPIDPIREELVMSLVSIIGPLPNLFDLQGMATTKRLEVRQPILTDADLEKIRSIPEVAESHFKPRTLDTTFHAGLGAAGMDQVLDELCARAEVAVREGVNIIILSDRMVGTDRVPIPSLLACASVHHHLIRTGLRTSVGLVVESGEPREVHHFACLAGYGAEAINPYLAFETIIAMKDRLPGSLDDYEIVKRYIKSIGKGLLKVMSKMGISTYQSYCGAQIFDAVGLKADFVGKFFAGTHTRVEGVGLGEIAEEAVRRHADAFGEAQVYKTALDVGGEYAYRSRGEDHAWTAESVGLLQHAARGNSLERYRAFAKILNEQSERLLTLRGLFRIKNAEEEKRKPVPLDQVEPAKDIVRRFATGAMSFGSISREAHTTLAIAMNRIGGKSNTGEGGEEADRFKPMPNGDSMRSAIKQVASGRFGVTTEYLVNSDMMQIKMAQGAKPGEGGQLPGHKVDATIAKVRHSTPGVGLISPPPHHDIYSIEDLAQLIYDLKNVNPTGDVSVKLVSEIGVGTVAAGVAKARADHVTIAGFEGGTGASPLTSIKHAGSPWEIGLAETHQTLVRERLRSRIVVQVDGGFRTGRDVVIGALLGADEFGFATAPLIAAGCIMMRKCHLNTCPVGVATQDPVLRKRFTGQPEHVINYFFFVAEEVREIMASLGFRTFNEMVGQVQLLDQTRLVAHWKAKGLDFSKLFVKQKEEKGQKIYHSERQNHHLEAVLDRTLIEKATPALDRGAPVKIEAKINSTNRSAGAMLSGVVAKIYGHAGLPHDTIHVGLKGTAGQAFGAWLAQGVTFELEGEANDYVGKGLSGGKIIVRPPANSGIVPEESIIVGNTVMYGAIQGECYFRGIAGERFAVRNSGAVAVVEGAGDHCCEYMTGGIVVVLGKTGRNFAAGMSGGIAYVLDETGDFDKLCNLSMVELEPVLSEELINAGTYNHSGDLEAHGRVDVFKNLLDSDVERLHVLISRHAKATGSKRAADILANWKEWLPKFRKVMPVEYRRALRELAANADAEPKI